Proteins from a genomic interval of Amycolatopsis sp. cg13:
- a CDS encoding DUF3592 domain-containing protein: protein MFSLFAFGMSDDPEETRASSRRLWLLGLPATLAWAVAGWSGALGLLDGFRLMSLNRVGAWGADAGPAGSLVLFFSLSVTVASSLGFAMLWGGGMSLRRMGISFRASSLAAALGVTLGSGVAAPSWTPPESVGERLAFLDGKAEPWSDADWVVYYEPFLVPAVAGLIALVLIVVLLRSFLRAAEADDREQALLRSGRQVTGFLTRVDFTNVWIMGNPRFAVTVRFPTETGEREVVTTMITSLFQAPSQGSAVKVRYDPTDPKAVLVEPISL from the coding sequence GTGTTCAGCTTGTTCGCGTTCGGCATGTCGGACGATCCTGAAGAGACCCGGGCGTCGAGCAGGCGGCTGTGGCTGCTCGGCCTTCCCGCGACGCTCGCCTGGGCGGTCGCCGGATGGTCGGGCGCGCTCGGGCTGCTGGACGGCTTCCGGCTGATGTCGCTGAACCGCGTCGGCGCGTGGGGGGCCGACGCGGGTCCGGCGGGGTCGCTCGTGCTGTTCTTCAGCCTGTCGGTCACGGTGGCTTCGTCGCTCGGCTTCGCGATGCTGTGGGGCGGCGGAATGTCGTTGCGCCGCATGGGCATCAGCTTCCGGGCCAGCTCGCTGGCCGCGGCACTCGGGGTGACGCTGGGCAGCGGCGTGGCGGCACCGTCGTGGACGCCGCCGGAATCCGTGGGCGAGCGGCTGGCCTTTCTCGACGGCAAGGCCGAGCCGTGGTCCGATGCGGACTGGGTCGTCTACTACGAGCCGTTCCTGGTGCCCGCCGTGGCCGGGCTCATCGCGCTGGTCCTGATCGTGGTGCTGCTGCGGTCGTTCCTTCGCGCGGCCGAGGCGGACGACCGCGAGCAGGCGCTGCTCCGCTCCGGCCGTCAGGTGACGGGTTTTCTCACCCGCGTGGACTTCACGAACGTCTGGATCATGGGGAACCCGCGATTCGCCGTCACCGTGCGGTTTCCCACCGAGACCGGCGAACGCGAGGTCGTGACGACCATGATCACGTCGCTGTTCCAAGCCCCTTCGCAGGGTTCGGCGGTGAAGGTCCGCTACGACCCGACGGATCCGAAAGCCGTTCTGGTGGAACCGATTTCCCTCTGA
- a CDS encoding PucR family transcriptional regulator, with product MSQLSWRSFEHRLPKTGERTIRRYVETSPHYRGQAPAHLHLHMAHTCREFGRMFARAVQEDGELREDELELFRRRGRERGAEGLPVSEFMHAYLLAAEEMWAEIQDLSGGSPPAETTTVLLKCLHQVLNAAVQAHQKEFQTADHEQREAARALVRRLAAGEFVPEPADVRLAPAYGVLALRFAADPADSVGDAVGRHLAGQRKARLLLQHLRRELSGDVLAALDPDGGLLLLPSDSREAALIEARQAVPRAHQTTGVGITGAYAHAADLSEIPAAVAEAERLLRLNTVADTVAVLADHLFEYQLNHDSAATPQLRALAERLGGEPDLTTTLRTYFETDFNRRETARKLHVHPNTVDNRLSRIANLTGADPRTAKGLLLLGASLGLAG from the coding sequence ATGTCACAACTGTCGTGGCGCAGCTTCGAGCACCGGCTGCCGAAGACGGGCGAGCGGACGATCCGCCGGTACGTCGAGACCTCGCCGCACTACCGGGGCCAGGCGCCCGCACACCTGCACCTGCACATGGCGCACACCTGCCGCGAGTTCGGCCGGATGTTCGCGCGCGCCGTCCAGGAAGACGGCGAGCTGCGCGAGGACGAGCTGGAGCTGTTCCGCCGGCGCGGCCGGGAACGGGGCGCGGAGGGGCTGCCGGTCAGCGAGTTCATGCACGCTTACCTGCTGGCGGCCGAGGAGATGTGGGCGGAGATCCAGGACCTGTCCGGCGGGTCGCCGCCCGCCGAGACGACCACCGTGCTGCTGAAGTGCCTGCACCAGGTGCTGAACGCGGCGGTGCAGGCGCACCAGAAGGAATTCCAGACCGCGGACCACGAACAGCGCGAGGCGGCGCGGGCCCTGGTCCGGCGGCTGGCGGCGGGGGAGTTCGTGCCGGAACCGGCCGACGTCCGGCTTGCTCCGGCATACGGCGTGCTGGCCCTGCGCTTCGCCGCGGACCCGGCCGATTCAGTCGGCGACGCGGTCGGTCGCCATCTGGCCGGACAGCGGAAGGCGCGGTTGCTGTTGCAGCACCTGCGCCGGGAGCTGTCCGGAGACGTGCTGGCCGCCTTGGACCCGGATGGCGGGCTGTTGCTGCTTCCGTCGGACAGCCGCGAGGCGGCGCTGATCGAGGCCCGGCAAGCTGTTCCGCGGGCGCATCAGACGACGGGGGTGGGGATCACCGGTGCCTACGCTCACGCGGCGGACCTGTCGGAGATCCCGGCGGCGGTGGCGGAGGCGGAGAGGTTGCTGCGGTTGAATACGGTCGCCGATACCGTTGCGGTGCTGGCAGATCATCTTTTCGAGTACCAGCTGAATCACGACAGTGCGGCGACGCCTCAGCTGCGTGCGCTGGCGGAGCGGCTGGGTGGGGAGCCTGATCTGACGACGACGCTCCGGACGTATTTCGAGACTGACTTCAACCGCCGGGAGACCGCGCGGAAGCTGCACGTTCATCCGAACACAGTGGACAATCGCCTGTCGCGGATCGCGAACCTGACCGGCGCGGATCCGCGGACTGCCAAGGGACTGTTGCTGCTCGGGGCGTCGCTGGGTTTGGCGGGCTGA
- a CDS encoding alkyl sulfatase dimerization domain-containing protein: protein MPFQDTKNPLYGTGEITEVAPGVRSIGLQGNSLAVETPSGLVVVDTGPSPDLVAPVLDQLSEPVRWIVYSHGHLGYNYGVPGFFNYAAAHGERRPTVVAHENVVRRYRRYLETAGLQNHINTRQFRRPMADLTAPPPITFPDQTYREAMTLAPDVRLLWAPSETDDVTAVWLPSQRVLYGSAAVINGIPNIGTPMRTMRDTVRWADTLDRLAALNPAVLVPEFGPVVREDPVRQLTMTAAALRWLRSAVVDRLNQGARVDDIVHDLRYPAELFDVPWMREHYGHREYIVRDIVRSETGWWDGNPTTLHPSRPDTAAAARAEAITDKQAVLDQAERLRADGRVQEALHVIDLLALAPGDDPLVKRARAVKEELCAVRAAEASSYVSRSFYRSGW from the coding sequence ATGCCTTTCCAGGACACTAAAAACCCGCTCTACGGCACCGGCGAGATCACCGAGGTCGCGCCCGGCGTCCGCTCGATCGGCCTGCAGGGCAACAGCCTGGCGGTGGAAACCCCCTCGGGTCTTGTCGTGGTCGACACCGGCCCGTCGCCGGACCTCGTCGCGCCAGTCCTGGACCAGCTCAGCGAACCGGTGCGCTGGATCGTCTACAGCCACGGCCATCTCGGCTACAACTACGGCGTACCCGGGTTTTTCAACTACGCGGCCGCCCACGGCGAACGCCGCCCGACCGTGGTCGCGCACGAGAACGTCGTCCGGCGCTACCGGCGGTATCTGGAGACCGCCGGGTTGCAGAACCACATCAACACCCGGCAATTCCGCCGCCCGATGGCCGACCTGACGGCCCCGCCGCCGATCACCTTCCCCGACCAGACCTACCGGGAAGCGATGACCCTCGCCCCGGACGTCCGGCTGCTGTGGGCCCCGTCCGAAACCGACGACGTGACCGCCGTGTGGCTGCCGTCCCAGCGGGTTCTGTACGGAAGCGCGGCAGTGATCAACGGCATCCCCAACATCGGGACGCCCATGCGAACCATGCGCGACACCGTCCGGTGGGCGGACACTTTGGACCGCCTCGCCGCGCTGAACCCGGCCGTACTGGTGCCGGAGTTCGGCCCGGTCGTCCGCGAGGACCCGGTCCGGCAGCTCACCATGACCGCCGCCGCCCTCCGATGGCTGCGGAGCGCGGTCGTGGACCGGCTCAACCAAGGCGCGCGGGTGGACGACATCGTGCACGATCTCCGGTACCCGGCCGAGCTGTTCGACGTGCCGTGGATGCGCGAGCATTACGGGCACCGGGAGTACATCGTCCGCGACATCGTTCGCTCGGAAACCGGCTGGTGGGACGGAAATCCGACGACCCTGCACCCGTCCCGCCCGGACACGGCGGCCGCTGCCCGGGCCGAAGCGATCACGGACAAGCAGGCGGTGCTCGACCAGGCGGAGCGGCTGCGCGCGGACGGGCGGGTGCAGGAGGCGTTGCACGTGATCGATTTGCTGGCGCTCGCGCCTGGGGACGACCCGCTGGTCAAGCGGGCGCGGGCGGTGAAGGAGGAACTGTGCGCGGTGCGGGCGGCGGAGGCCAGTAGTTACGTGTCGCGGAGCTTTTACCGCAGCGGCTGGTGA
- a CDS encoding alkyl sulfatase dimerization domain-containing protein, which produces MTDLLDYVDKVWRGEADTRVYHTGALRKDGLHELAEGVWMWPAFGNVFLFPTADGLFCFDTGERRTAKDLFGATRARTDAPLHTAVYSHGHIDHVFGVGPFDLEAEERGWRRPSVLAHENTPPRFERYERTRGYNTVINQRQFQSPGFRWPDRYRHPDLTYRDTTTLRIGDLDVRLKHGRGETDDATIAWLPDRKILCCGDFFIWSSPNPGNPQKVQRYAAEWAQALRWMAGLGAELLLPGHGVPIVGADRIRTALSDTAEFLETLHDQTVDAMNAGATLDEVVHGVTAPAELLAKPYLKPSYDEPEFVVRNVWRLYGGWYDGNPANLKPARRAELSRELADLSGGSDRLAARARELLAAGEHRLAGHFAQLAVDAAPDDETAHTARAEVFTALEKAATSTMAKGVYAWAAAESQAVLDGTDRAEQLRTRTAGRTRWAF; this is translated from the coding sequence GTGACTGACCTGCTCGACTACGTGGACAAAGTCTGGCGAGGCGAGGCCGACACCCGCGTCTACCACACCGGCGCGCTGCGCAAGGACGGTCTGCACGAACTGGCCGAGGGCGTCTGGATGTGGCCGGCGTTCGGCAACGTCTTCCTCTTCCCGACCGCCGACGGCCTGTTCTGCTTCGACACCGGCGAACGCCGCACCGCCAAAGACCTCTTCGGCGCGACCCGGGCCCGCACCGATGCCCCGCTGCACACCGCCGTCTACTCGCACGGCCACATCGACCACGTTTTCGGCGTCGGCCCGTTCGATCTTGAAGCCGAAGAACGCGGCTGGCGGCGCCCGTCGGTGCTGGCTCACGAAAACACGCCGCCGCGTTTCGAGCGCTACGAGCGCACCCGCGGCTACAACACGGTGATCAACCAGCGGCAGTTCCAGTCGCCCGGCTTCCGCTGGCCGGACCGGTACCGCCACCCCGACCTCACCTACCGCGACACCACCACGCTGCGGATCGGCGACCTCGACGTCCGGCTGAAACACGGCCGCGGCGAGACGGACGACGCGACGATCGCATGGCTGCCCGACCGGAAAATCCTGTGCTGCGGCGACTTCTTCATCTGGTCCTCCCCCAACCCGGGCAACCCGCAGAAGGTCCAGCGCTACGCCGCCGAGTGGGCGCAGGCGCTGCGCTGGATGGCCGGGCTGGGCGCGGAACTGCTGCTGCCCGGCCACGGCGTGCCGATCGTCGGCGCCGACCGGATCCGGACCGCGCTGTCCGACACCGCCGAGTTCCTCGAAACCCTGCACGACCAGACCGTGGACGCGATGAACGCGGGAGCCACGCTCGACGAGGTGGTGCACGGAGTCACCGCGCCTGCCGAACTGCTGGCCAAGCCGTATCTGAAACCGTCCTACGACGAGCCGGAATTCGTCGTCCGCAACGTCTGGCGGCTCTACGGCGGCTGGTACGACGGCAATCCGGCCAACCTCAAGCCCGCCCGCCGCGCGGAGCTGTCGCGCGAACTCGCCGACCTGTCCGGCGGCTCCGACCGGCTGGCCGCGCGGGCCCGGGAACTGCTCGCCGCCGGGGAACACCGGCTGGCCGGGCACTTCGCCCAGCTGGCCGTGGACGCGGCCCCGGACGACGAGACCGCGCACACCGCCCGCGCGGAAGTCTTTACCGCACTGGAGAAAGCCGCGACCTCGACGATGGCGAAGGGCGTCTACGCCTGGGCCGCCGCCGAATCCCAAGCCGTGCTGGACGGCACCGACCGCGCCGAGCAGCTGCGCACCCGCACCGCGGGCCGCACCCGCTGGGCTTTCTGA
- a CDS encoding MFS transporter: protein MNAPALPAETAARKRTRGTSARGWVVTGLLLVFMLINFADKAVLGLAAKPLMHDLGLTPEAYGLISSGFYFLFSISAIVVGFVSNRVPTKWILLVLGVVWALTQAPMLGTVGFGAVLVSRIVLGAAEGPANPLAMHAAYKWFPNEKRGLPSALLNAGSGIGVALASPLLTALIVGYGWRWAFFALLVVGLVWSLLWAIFGREGKVAGTASVHADEVKTEADEPRVPYRRILLSGTWLGGFLAGFAAYWALSVLVAWVPHYLETALHYSTVTTGTLVALPWIASVVFNLAQGALSDRLMRRGVSSRVARGVLGGIAVLISGLAMLLFPHTGGWFQIALLTVAFSLGGVVFALGVTMNAEISPTRQRGAVLSISVGLVTTAGLLAPYLTGRLIQAASSPEGGFTLAFTISGLLSIVGGLLAMFFVNPDRTARRLGLRTEVVG from the coding sequence ATGAACGCTCCCGCCCTCCCCGCCGAAACCGCCGCCCGCAAGCGCACCCGCGGCACCAGCGCCCGCGGCTGGGTCGTCACCGGGCTGCTGCTGGTGTTCATGCTGATCAACTTCGCGGACAAGGCCGTGCTGGGTCTCGCCGCGAAACCGCTGATGCACGATCTCGGCCTGACGCCCGAGGCGTACGGCCTGATCAGCAGCGGGTTCTACTTCCTGTTCAGCATTTCGGCGATCGTGGTCGGCTTCGTGTCGAACCGGGTGCCGACCAAGTGGATCCTGCTGGTGCTGGGCGTCGTCTGGGCGCTGACCCAGGCCCCGATGCTCGGCACCGTCGGGTTCGGCGCGGTGCTGGTCAGCCGGATCGTCCTCGGCGCGGCCGAAGGACCGGCGAATCCGCTGGCCATGCACGCGGCGTACAAGTGGTTCCCCAACGAGAAACGCGGCTTGCCCAGCGCGTTGCTGAACGCGGGTTCCGGCATCGGGGTGGCGCTGGCGTCGCCGCTGCTGACGGCGCTGATCGTCGGCTACGGCTGGCGGTGGGCGTTCTTCGCGCTGCTCGTCGTCGGCCTGGTGTGGTCGTTGCTGTGGGCGATCTTCGGACGGGAGGGCAAGGTCGCCGGAACCGCGTCCGTGCACGCGGACGAGGTCAAGACCGAAGCGGACGAACCCCGCGTGCCCTACCGCCGGATCCTCCTGAGCGGCACGTGGCTCGGCGGTTTCCTGGCCGGTTTCGCCGCGTATTGGGCGCTTTCCGTGCTGGTCGCGTGGGTGCCGCACTACCTCGAGACGGCGTTGCACTACAGCACGGTGACCACCGGGACGCTGGTCGCATTGCCGTGGATCGCGTCGGTCGTGTTCAACCTCGCCCAAGGCGCGCTCAGCGACCGCCTGATGCGGCGCGGGGTTTCAAGCCGGGTCGCCCGCGGTGTGCTCGGTGGCATCGCGGTGCTGATCTCCGGTCTCGCGATGCTGCTGTTCCCGCACACCGGAGGCTGGTTCCAGATCGCGTTGCTGACCGTCGCGTTCAGCCTCGGCGGGGTCGTGTTCGCGCTCGGTGTCACGATGAACGCCGAGATCAGCCCGACCCGGCAGCGCGGCGCGGTGCTGTCCATCAGCGTCGGCCTGGTCACCACCGCCGGACTGCTCGCGCCGTACCTCACCGGACGGCTGATCCAGGCCGCTTCGTCGCCCGAGGGCGGCTTCACGCTCGCCTTCACGATCAGCGGCCTGCTGTCCATTGTGGGCGGCCTGCTCGCGATGTTCTTCGTCAACCCGGACCGCACCGCGCGGCGGCTCGGACTCCGCACCGAGGTGGTCGGCTGA
- a CDS encoding cytochrome P450, whose translation MNTEVCPYPFEPSALAVDARYGQMREQRGMSRVRLPYGGEAWLATRYEDVRAVLVDRRLMRSLTVGKDAPRGTEAIESESSIITMDPPMHSRLRRLVAAAFTPKRVETLRPRVQEITDGLIDRMIEQGPPVDLVSSFSIPLPITALCELLGVPQEDREKVHTWTDTMLMLSGDGSDHTAIMTAQRELWGYIAGLVAERRETPTDDLIGALVRARDDEGRLTEGELIDLSGGILAVGHETTANHISNLLYTLLTNPDQLARLRSDPSLMPSAVEELLRFVPLSASASFAHIASEDVEIGGQLIRKGEAVFADVDGANRDATVFECPEDLNLARPRNHHVGFGHGPHHCLGAQMARLELQVALGTLLARFPDLSLAVDAAEVPWLSARRQRGPERLELTWTKVLPAK comes from the coding sequence GTGAACACTGAAGTGTGCCCGTACCCGTTCGAACCGTCGGCGCTGGCGGTCGACGCCCGGTACGGCCAGATGCGCGAGCAGCGGGGGATGAGCCGCGTGCGGCTGCCGTACGGCGGCGAGGCGTGGCTGGCGACGCGGTACGAAGACGTGCGGGCCGTGCTGGTGGACCGCAGGCTGATGCGCAGCCTGACCGTCGGGAAGGACGCGCCGCGCGGGACCGAGGCGATCGAGAGCGAAAGCTCGATCATCACCATGGACCCGCCGATGCACTCCCGGCTGCGCCGGCTGGTCGCGGCCGCGTTCACGCCGAAACGGGTGGAAACGCTGCGCCCGCGCGTGCAGGAGATCACCGACGGCCTGATCGACCGGATGATCGAGCAGGGCCCGCCGGTGGACCTGGTGTCGTCGTTCTCGATCCCGCTGCCGATCACCGCGTTGTGCGAGCTTCTCGGGGTGCCGCAGGAGGATCGCGAGAAGGTGCACACCTGGACCGACACCATGCTGATGCTCAGCGGCGACGGTTCGGACCACACCGCGATCATGACCGCGCAGCGCGAACTGTGGGGGTACATCGCCGGTCTGGTCGCCGAGCGCCGGGAAACCCCCACCGACGACCTGATCGGCGCGCTGGTGCGGGCCCGCGACGACGAGGGCAGGCTGACCGAGGGCGAGCTGATCGACCTGTCCGGCGGAATCCTGGCCGTCGGCCACGAGACGACCGCGAACCACATCTCCAACCTGCTCTACACCCTGCTGACGAACCCGGACCAGCTGGCCCGCCTGCGCTCGGATCCCAGCCTGATGCCGTCGGCGGTCGAGGAACTGCTGCGGTTCGTGCCGCTCAGCGCGAGCGCCAGTTTCGCGCACATCGCCAGCGAGGACGTCGAAATCGGCGGCCAGCTGATCCGCAAGGGCGAGGCGGTGTTCGCCGACGTGGACGGCGCCAACCGCGACGCGACCGTGTTCGAGTGCCCGGAGGACCTCAACCTGGCCCGCCCGCGCAACCACCACGTCGGCTTCGGCCACGGCCCGCACCACTGCCTGGGCGCCCAGATGGCGCGGCTGGAACTGCAGGTCGCGCTGGGCACGCTGCTGGCCCGGTTCCCGGATCTGTCGCTGGCGGTGGACGCGGCCGAGGTGCCGTGGCTGAGCGCGCGGCGGCAGCGGGGGCCGGAGCGGCTGGAACTGACCTGGACAAAGGTGCTGCCCGCGAAGTGA
- a CDS encoding acetate--CoA ligase family protein yields the protein MTAITGGPGPMRCEPLFRPKSVAVVGVSATTALSWGRIALDRLLRGGYGGEVFAVSRGPLDLPGVRTVGSLAEIGYGPDLVVLATPAETVPGLVRQARELGSGAVIVFAAGFAEGGNTALEDELREAAGDLPVLGPNCLGVVSHPAGVQLSTTVFLDRERVPPGPLAIVTQSGAMGFVLADLLEQAGIGYSYYASVGNEACLSSHEIGSHLLDQPDVEVLVLYLEGVRDADGLRELGRQARAAGKTVVALAVGSSAAGRQAALSHTAAVAGDHFLLASLCRQEGIHLVTDDDQLVDAVLCARKGTTLPPAPRLAVLTMSGGAGGILADNLTALGVRIPPLSGATRAKLAEVGGVEAADDNPVDLGGNIDRWLDRVGDLLGALDEDPELDGVVLYLTFGDRFREAYHRLAAAAAAMRTPTWFIWACAPPGELASVGRPDTVLPSIGALVRRLRVLVPDQVPEPAQRLAADDRPVWTELRAIPLLEDAGIAHIDTVAGTDLAAAVRQKGWPEPYVVKGDAADVPHRARAGLVRVGVTAAELPAVLATLQARLDEVSTDPDRTLVVQPLLPHTAELALGATRDPLYGTAIVLGAGGDRAEDPTAPRRALLLPATPEQRAELAEWAGDVLAAPVPGVAAAIDGLVRILGDHPEFAEADLNPLCVTGDELVAVDALFTETLQEASRD from the coding sequence ATGACCGCGATCACAGGAGGCCCCGGACCCATGCGCTGCGAGCCGCTGTTCCGCCCGAAATCGGTCGCCGTGGTCGGCGTGTCCGCGACCACCGCGCTGTCCTGGGGACGGATCGCGCTCGACCGGTTGCTGCGCGGCGGCTACGGCGGCGAGGTCTTCGCGGTCTCGCGCGGCCCGCTCGACCTGCCCGGCGTGCGGACAGTCGGCTCGCTCGCCGAGATCGGCTACGGCCCCGATCTCGTGGTCCTCGCGACCCCGGCGGAAACGGTCCCGGGGCTGGTCAGGCAGGCGCGCGAACTCGGCTCCGGCGCGGTCATCGTCTTCGCGGCGGGCTTCGCCGAGGGCGGCAACACCGCGTTGGAGGACGAACTGCGCGAGGCAGCCGGAGACCTGCCGGTGCTGGGCCCGAACTGCCTCGGCGTGGTGAGCCATCCAGCTGGGGTGCAGTTGTCGACGACCGTCTTCCTCGACCGCGAACGCGTCCCGCCAGGCCCGCTCGCGATCGTCACGCAAAGCGGCGCGATGGGCTTCGTGCTCGCTGACCTGCTCGAACAGGCCGGAATCGGCTACTCGTACTACGCGAGTGTCGGGAACGAAGCCTGCCTGTCCAGCCACGAAATCGGCAGCCACCTGCTCGACCAGCCCGACGTCGAGGTCCTCGTGCTCTACCTCGAAGGCGTGCGCGACGCGGACGGTCTCCGCGAACTCGGCCGCCAGGCGAGAGCGGCGGGCAAGACCGTGGTGGCCCTCGCGGTGGGCAGCAGCGCCGCCGGTCGGCAGGCCGCGTTGTCGCACACCGCGGCCGTCGCCGGTGACCACTTCCTGCTCGCCTCGCTGTGCCGCCAAGAGGGCATTCACCTGGTCACGGACGACGATCAGCTCGTCGACGCCGTGCTCTGCGCCCGCAAAGGCACGACGCTGCCACCAGCACCACGACTGGCGGTGCTCACGATGTCCGGCGGCGCGGGCGGCATCCTCGCCGACAACCTCACCGCGCTGGGCGTCCGGATCCCGCCGTTGTCCGGCGCGACCCGCGCGAAGCTCGCCGAGGTCGGCGGTGTCGAAGCGGCGGACGACAACCCGGTCGATCTCGGCGGCAACATCGACCGCTGGCTCGACCGGGTCGGGGATCTGCTCGGCGCGCTCGACGAAGACCCGGAGCTGGACGGCGTCGTGCTCTACCTGACGTTCGGCGACCGGTTCCGGGAGGCGTATCACCGGCTGGCCGCGGCTGCCGCTGCGATGCGGACGCCGACGTGGTTCATCTGGGCATGTGCGCCGCCTGGTGAGCTGGCGAGCGTCGGACGGCCGGACACTGTGTTGCCCAGCATCGGCGCTCTCGTGCGACGGCTTCGGGTGCTGGTCCCCGACCAGGTCCCGGAGCCCGCGCAGCGTCTTGCCGCCGACGACCGTCCAGTGTGGACAGAACTGCGGGCGATTCCGTTGCTGGAGGACGCTGGCATCGCGCACATCGACACCGTCGCCGGGACCGATCTCGCCGCTGCGGTTCGCCAAAAAGGCTGGCCGGAACCGTATGTGGTGAAGGGCGATGCCGCCGATGTGCCACACCGGGCCCGCGCTGGGCTCGTCCGCGTCGGTGTCACCGCGGCCGAACTGCCTGCGGTGTTAGCGACGCTCCAGGCCCGGCTGGACGAGGTCTCCACCGACCCGGACCGCACGCTCGTCGTGCAACCTCTGCTGCCGCACACCGCCGAGCTAGCCCTCGGCGCGACGCGGGATCCGTTGTACGGCACCGCGATCGTCCTCGGCGCGGGCGGCGACCGTGCCGAAGACCCCACCGCACCCCGTCGCGCGCTGCTGCTCCCGGCGACCCCGGAGCAGCGGGCCGAACTGGCGGAATGGGCCGGCGACGTCCTCGCCGCCCCGGTCCCCGGCGTCGCCGCCGCGATCGACGGGCTCGTCCGCATCCTCGGCGACCACCCGGAATTCGCCGAAGCCGACCTCAACCCGCTCTGCGTCACCGGCGACGAACTGGTCGCTGTCGACGCGCTGTTCACCGAGACTCTTCAGGAGGCATCCCGTGACTGA